In one window of Rhodoligotrophos appendicifer DNA:
- the bchF gene encoding 2-vinyl bacteriochlorophyllide hydratase, with product MKSGERANDGGPKPLYTRDQRIRRDASHWTLVQGILAPLQFLVFLVSLALIFRYLWTGDGLWLANLSIIVKTLVLYTIMITGSIWEKDVFGKWLFAEPFYWEDMVSMLVLALHTAYLICLLEGLLDHRSLMVLALAAYVTYVINAGQFILKLRAARLGRTEFSGARPLGSGR from the coding sequence ATGAAATCCGGTGAGCGAGCCAATGATGGCGGCCCGAAGCCTCTCTATACCAGAGACCAGCGGATTCGCCGCGATGCGTCTCACTGGACCCTGGTCCAGGGCATCCTGGCGCCGCTTCAGTTCCTCGTCTTCCTGGTCAGTCTGGCTCTGATCTTCCGCTACCTCTGGACCGGCGACGGTCTGTGGCTCGCGAACCTCTCGATCATCGTCAAGACCCTGGTCCTCTATACCATCATGATCACCGGTTCGATCTGGGAGAAGGACGTCTTCGGCAAGTGGCTGTTCGCTGAGCCCTTCTACTGGGAAGACATGGTCAGCATGCTGGTGCTCGCCCTGCACACGGCCTATCTGATCTGCCTTCTGGAGGGACTGCTCGACCATCGGTCGCTCATGGTTTTGGCCCTCGCCGCCTATGTCACTTACGTGATCAACGCGGGGCAATTCATCCTGAAGCTTCGCGCCGCCCGCCTTGGCAGGACCGAGTTTTCGGGAGCCCGGCCTCTGGGCAGCGGCCGATGA
- a CDS encoding cobalamin B12-binding domain-containing protein yields MAQRFDQAEQALHGSKPPPKVTEAIVSGVLPDITDLWVAESFVRKRLLAQTRTAAERHRVDRFVEALFEGEVEECECIVDSAMDEVGDPQRVVEVLFEPTAQIIDHAWRNDERDFLKITAAMYRMQRVFRRLTSLHPPAADIEPVRCALLAPAPGEQHMFGLSVVDDAFRRAGWDVDCCGCEEEAAMFSLAAANEYRVIGLSISTDRVAPDISSIVGRLRCTSRNKSVVLMAGGSWVIGSPQSAIDAGFDLVAADAISAVKTARRIVSARARIDFPSMAAE; encoded by the coding sequence ATGGCGCAGCGATTCGATCAAGCGGAGCAGGCGCTGCACGGCAGCAAACCGCCCCCCAAGGTGACCGAAGCCATCGTCTCCGGCGTGCTTCCCGACATCACCGACCTCTGGGTGGCCGAGAGCTTTGTGCGAAAGCGGCTGCTTGCCCAGACCAGGACCGCGGCGGAGCGCCACCGAGTCGACCGGTTCGTGGAGGCGCTGTTCGAAGGTGAGGTCGAGGAGTGCGAGTGCATCGTCGATTCGGCCATGGACGAGGTCGGAGACCCGCAGAGGGTGGTCGAGGTGCTCTTCGAGCCCACCGCGCAGATCATCGATCACGCCTGGCGCAACGACGAGAGGGATTTCCTGAAGATCACGGCGGCGATGTACCGAATGCAGAGGGTGTTCCGGCGGCTGACGTCGCTGCACCCGCCTGCCGCCGATATCGAGCCCGTGCGCTGCGCCCTGCTGGCGCCGGCCCCGGGCGAACAGCACATGTTCGGGCTCTCCGTGGTCGATGACGCCTTTCGACGGGCTGGTTGGGATGTGGATTGCTGCGGATGCGAGGAAGAGGCGGCCATGTTCAGCCTCGCCGCGGCGAATGAGTACCGGGTGATCGGGCTCTCGATCAGCACGGACCGGGTGGCGCCCGACATCTCCTCCATCGTCGGCAGGCTCCGATGCACTTCGCGCAACAAGTCGGTCGTGCTCATGGCGGGGGGAAGCTGGGTCATCGGAAGCCCACAATCGGCCATCGATGCCGGCTTCGATCTGGTCGCGGCGGATGCGATCTCGGCGGTGAAGACCGCGCGCCGGATCGTGAGCGCACGGGCCCGCATCGACTTCCCATCGATGGCGGCCGAATAG